The sequence GAACGAGAACCGAAATGTCGTGGAGGAGTTTGCGAACCGCAAGTACCGCTATGGGTTCGTGACGGACATCGAACAGGATTCGCTTCCCCCCGGACTCGACGAAGGGGTGGTCCGCTTCATCTCCGAACGCAAAGGGGAACCGGACTGGCTCACCGAGTGGCGGCTCAAGGCGTATCGCAAGTGGCTCACCATGAAGGAACCGGACTGGGCGAAGATCCAGTACGCGCCGATCAACTACCACGACATCATCTACTACTCCGCACCCAAGAAAGAGGGCGACGGCCCGGCGAGTCTGGATGAAGTGGACCCGAAGCTTCTGGAGACCTATGAGAAGCTCGGGATTCCTCTGGAGGAACAGAAGGCTCTCTCAGGAGTCGCGGTGGACGCCGTGTTCGACAGTGTCTCGGTCGCCACGACTTTCCGGGCGAAGCTCGCGGAACTCGGCATACTCTTCTGCCCGCTGTCGGAAGCGGTGAAGGAGCACCCCGAACTGGTTCGAAAGTACCTGGGGTCGGTGGTCCCGCACTCGGACAACTTCTTCGCGGCGCTCAATGCGGCGGTGTTCAGCGACGGGTCATTCGTGTACATCCCCGAGGGCGTGCGCTGCCCGATGGATCTCTCCACCTACTTCCGCATCAACGCGGCCTCCACCGGGCAGTTCGAGCGCACGCTGATCGTGGCGGACAAGGGAAGCCAGGTCAGCTATCTGGAGGGTTGCACCGCGCCGATGCGCGACGAGAACCAGCTTCACGCGGCCGTGGTGGAACTGGTGGCTCATGAAGACGCAAACATCAAGTATTCCACCATCCAGAACTGGTACCCCGGAGACGAAGACGGGCGTGGCGGGATCTTCAACTTCGTGACGAAGCGTGGCCTTTGCCGTGGAGCGAGGAGCCGCATTTCGTGGACGCAGGTGGAGACGGGGTCCTCGATCACCTGGAAGTACCCCGGATGCATCCTCAAGGGCGACGACTCAGTCGGAGAGTTCTACTCCGTCGCGCTGACCAGCAACTGCCAGCAGGCGGACACCGGCACGAAGATGGTCCATGTCGGGAAGAACACGCGCAGCACCATCGTCTCCAAGGGCATCTCGGCCATGCGCGGGCAGAACACTTATCGCGGGCAGGTCAAGATCCAGAAGAGCGCTCGCAACAGCCGCAACTTCACCCAGTGCGATTCCATGCTGATCGGAGACCGCTGCGGCGCGCATACCTTCCCGTACATCGATGTGCATAACACGACCTCCCGCATGGAACACGAGGCCACGACATCGA is a genomic window of Gemmatimonadota bacterium containing:
- the sufB gene encoding Fe-S cluster assembly protein SufB; amino-acid sequence: MNENRNVVEEFANRKYRYGFVTDIEQDSLPPGLDEGVVRFISERKGEPDWLTEWRLKAYRKWLTMKEPDWAKIQYAPINYHDIIYYSAPKKEGDGPASLDEVDPKLLETYEKLGIPLEEQKALSGVAVDAVFDSVSVATTFRAKLAELGILFCPLSEAVKEHPELVRKYLGSVVPHSDNFFAALNAAVFSDGSFVYIPEGVRCPMDLSTYFRINAASTGQFERTLIVADKGSQVSYLEGCTAPMRDENQLHAAVVELVAHEDANIKYSTIQNWYPGDEDGRGGIFNFVTKRGLCRGARSRISWTQVETGSSITWKYPGCILKGDDSVGEFYSVALTSNCQQADTGTKMVHVGKNTRSTIVSKGISAMRGQNTYRGQVKIQKSARNSRNFTQCDSMLIGDRCGAHTFPYIDVHNTTSRMEHEATTSKIGEDQIFYCHQRGIELEDAVSMIVNGFCKEVFRELPMEFAVEARKLLNVSLEGSVG